The Malus domestica chromosome 10, GDT2T_hap1 genome contains a region encoding:
- the LOC103429730 gene encoding uncharacterized protein isoform X32 yields the protein MSKPSLRLQFTKLLVFYHVLLWQLGHWPQSKLHCRADVARLPEDEVSALRDFMSNTELRPEQIIEVTYCSDVVRTYGFVIECNCTNESGCRITGIRMSYLGLTGTIHEKVGDLTSLTYLILSNNTLHGGIPDTIGNLKNLQVLDLSRNQLNGSIPASLGRLVSLEYLYLQYNLLSQGIPPSFGSLTKLTELNLQFNMISDSIPEDFGNLSSLTIMELSENQLSGPLPQSLGNLTTLTTFYVSANNLSGKFPETYGNLTSLKKFSIAGNYISGPLPVETIAKWTNITHLVLVGNNFEGNLTEKIFRLPKLQYLLITDLANNSFPLPPKINNSANFISLTLRNCSINGTIPKYIGENMTSLRYLDLSFNKLTGGLPQNMSSKMIYMSFSRNMLNGTIAPSILGDSQTRIDLSFNYFSAEGSPVQSNQQLNLFACCRNSSTTEPQMMDPFEMKNRYCPENEPEYHSLFINCGGEETIVDGHQYDQDNDTSLFYTSPKKSWAYSLSGDFGVPESNTSNYIKSMTRGVHEAPLYEKARFSPISLEYYVFCLRKGNYIVTLYFKEIVDSKDEDYSSLRKRVFDVYIQDVRRLDYFKIREEEGTTEGPITKKISAVVVNDSGLLNIHLYWPGKGSYQYHPSFNGPLISAISVTPEFDPDKSKGQFVALITLASIVAALPLSLAFAWRMGWLPSEGFPKIETSQEKIVDEYQDSEELPSQEENGDEQRNTKDQGTRKNTEKYQGQEEIGDEHQDNEELPSQEEIGDEHQDNEELPSQEEIGDEHQDNEELPSQEEIGDEHQDNEELPSQEEIGDEPRNTKGQEEVGDEQRNTKDQGRRKNTKTKRKKKEKLGDEHPNIVKKLGMFGLSYGFPLGMSSEELPSQEEIGDKHQDSEEFPSKEEIGDEHQDSEELPSQEEIGDEQRNTKGQQEINDEQRNTKDQGRRKNTETKRKKKEKIGDDHPDTVKKLGMLGLSYGFPSGQEEIGEEHQDSEELPSQEEIGDEQRNTKGQEEIGDEQRNTKDQGRRKNTETKRKKKEKIGDERPNTIKKLGMFGLSYGLPLDMSSEELPSQEEIGDEQRNTKDQGRRKNTETKRKKKEKIGDERPNTVKKLGMFGLSYGLPLDMSSEELPSQEEIGDEQRKTKDQGRWKNTETKRKKKEKIGDEHPDTVKKLGMLGLSYGFPLGMSSEELPSEEEIGDEQQDSEELPSQEEIGDEQRNRKGQEEIGEEQRNTKDQGRQKNTETKRKKKEKIGDEHPDTVKKLGMFGLSYGFPLGMSNEELPSQEEIGDEHQDSEELPSQQEIGDEQRNKKGQEEIGDEQRNTKDQGRWKNTETKTKKKEKIGDEHPDTVKKLGMLGLSYGFPLGMSSEELPSEEEIGDEHQDSEELPSQEEIGDEQRNRKGQEEIGDEQRNTKDQGRRKNTETKRKKKEKIGDEHPDTVKKLGMFGLSYGFPLGMSSEELPSQEEIGDEHQDSEKLPSQEEIGDEQRNMKGQEEIGDEQRNTKDQGRRKNTETKMKKKEKIGDEHPDIVKKLGMLGSSYGFPLGMSSEELPSQEEISDEHQDNEELPSQEKIGDEQRNTKGQEEIGDEQRNTKDQGRRKNTKTKMKKKEKIGDEHPDTVKKLGMLGLSYGFPLGMSSEELLSQEEIGDEHQDSEELRSQEEISDEQRNTKGQEEIGDEQINTKDQGRRTNTKTRRKKNEKIGDEHLDAVKELINATENFSDKKKLGHSETFFMAQLPSHTVAVKKLDSAHFKGKIDKLKEEIGIIESLQHNNILKLLHAYIGKDLQFLVYEYMENKSLEDILFGSSTSGTIKLDWNTRVNICLGIAQGLQYLHERVQIVHTNIKSANILLNEKLEAKISDFGFANLYSEEDKVMAIGRETKKGYTAPEYLQTDDLDSKLDVFSFGVVVLEIVSGERNVRNQSKKETEVLLDRAYKANRNGNLKSLVDKNLSTFDEREALIILKLALECTTMGASVRPEMSGVVSVLLGEKSIDEVCSPAKPTGDINVVGSLEELAGISDMAAKPTGDINVVGSLEESAGISDMAESLSPLWGS from the exons ATGAGTAAGCCTTCTCTAAGACTGCAGTTTACTAAGCTTCTTGTTTTTTACCATGTTCTACTTTGGCAACTTGGACACTGGCCTCAATCCAAACTCCACTGCAGAGCCGACGTGGCTCGACTGCCGGAAGATGAAG TGTCTGCTCTCCGTGACTTTATGAGCAACACAGAGTTAAGGCCAGAGCAAATCATTGAGGTGACGTATTGCAGTGATGTAGTCCGGACTTACGGTTTTGTCATCGAATGTAATTGCACTAATGAGAGTGGATGCCGGATCACTGGAAT TAGAATGAGCTACTTAGGTTTAACTGGAACTATTCATGAAAAAGTGGGTGATCTTACAAGCCTAACCTACCT CATTCTATCCAACAACACACTTCATGGCGGAATACCAGACACCATTGGGAATTTGAAGAATCTCCAAGTCCT GGATCTATCGCGAAATCAACTCAATGGTTCAATACCAGCAAGCTTAGGGCGCTTGGTTTCTCTTGAATATCT ATATCTGCAATACAACTTGCTTAGCCAAGGTATACCACCAAGTTTTGGTTCACTGACGAAACTTACTGAATT GAATCTGCAGTTTAATATGATATCAGACTCAATTCCTGAGGATTTTGGAAATCTTTCGAGTCTTACAATTAT GGAACTGTCTGAGAATCAGCTGTCTGGTCCTCTTCCACAAAGCCTCGGAAACTTGACAACTCTCACAACCTT CTATGTGTCAGCCAATAATTTGAGTGGGAAATTTCCAGAAACTTATGGAAACCTCACAAGCCTGAAAAAGTT TTCGATAGCCGGGAATTACATTTCTGGTCCCTTACCAGTTGAAACCATAGCCAAGTGGACTAATATCACTCACCT GGTGCTCGTGGGAAACAATTTCGAAGGAAACTTGACTGAAAAAATATTCCGCTTGCCAAAGCTTCAGTATCT GTTGATAACTGACCTggcaaataatagtttcccaTTACCACCAAAAATCAACAACAGTGCCAATTTCATTTCTCT AACACTGAGGAACTGCTCAATCAACGGCACAATCCCCAAATACATTGGTGAAAATATGACATCCCTAAGATACCT AGACTTGAGCTTCAATAAGTTAACTGGTGGCCTCCCTCAGAATATGAGTTCAAAAATGATTTACat GTCTTTTTCTAGAAATATGCTTAACGGGACAATCGCACCTTCGATACTTGGGGACTCCCAAACTAGGAT AGATCTTTCGTTCAACTATTTTTCAGCAGAAGGCTCTCCAGTACAAAGCAACCAACAACT GAACTTGTTTGCATGCTGCCGCAACTCCTCAACCACTGAGCCACAAat GATGGATCCATTTGAAATGAAGAACAGATACTGTCCTGAAAACGAACCGGAGT ACCATTCCTTGTTTATTAATTGTGGTGGTGAAGAAACAATCGTAGATGGGCATCAATATGATCAAGATAATGACACATCCCTCTTTTACACAAGTCCAAAGAAAAGCTGGGCTTACAGCCTTTCCGGAGACTTTGGTGTACCAGAAAGTAATACTAGTAATTATATCAAGAGCATGACACGTGGAGTTCATGAGGCACCGTTGTATGAAAAAGCTCGGTTTTCCCCGATATCTCTCGAGTATTATGTTTTTTGTCTACGCAAAGGCAATTATATTGTGACGCTTTATTTCAAGGAAATTGTAGACAGTAAGGATGAAGATTATAGTAGTTTAAGAAAACGCGTATTTGATGTATATATTCAG GATGTGAGGAGACTAGATTATTTCAAGATTAGGGAGGAGGAGGGAACTACAGAAGGACCAATAACTAAAAAGATTTCAGCTGTGGTTGTAAATGATAGCGGTCTATTGAACATCCACTTGTACTGGCCTGGAAAGGGATCGTATCAATACCATCCTAGTTTTAATGGACCTCTAATATCAGCTATTTCTGTGACTCCTG AGTTCGATCCCGATAAAAGCAAAGGTCAATTTGTTGCATTGATTACGCTTGCTTCAATTGTTGCTGCTCTGCCGCTTTCATTGGCTTTTGCTTGGAGGATGGGCTGGCTGCCAAGCGAAGGGTTCCCCA AAATCGAAACAAGTCAAGAAAAAATAGTTGATGAGTATCAAGACAGCGAAGAGCTCCCCA GTCAAGAAGAAAATGGTGATGAGCAGAGAAACACGAAAGATCAAGGCACGCGgaagaacacagaaaaatatcAAG GTCAAGAAGAAATAGGAGATGAGCATCAAGACAACGAAGAGCTCCCCA GTCAAGAAGAAATAGGAGATGAGCATCAAGACAACGAAGAGCTCCCCA GTCAAGAAGAAATAGGAGATGAGCATCAAGACAACGAAGAGCTCCCCA GTCAAGAAGAAATAGGTGATGAGCATCAAGACAACGAAGAGCTCCCCA GTCAAGAAGAAATAGGTGATGAGCCGAGAAACACGAAAGGTCAAGAAGAAGTAGGAGATGAACAGAGAAACACGAAAGATCAAGGCAGGCGGaagaacacaaaaacaaagaggaagaaaaaggaaaaactaGGTGATGAGCATCCAAACATCGTCAAAAAATTGGGTATGTTCGGATTGAGCTATGGATTTCCGTTGGGAATGTCAAGCGAAGAGCTCCCCA GTCAAGAAGAAATAGGTGATAAGCATCAGGACAGCGAAGAGTTCCCCA GTAAAGAAGAAATAGGTGATGAGCATCAAGACAGCGAAGAGCTCCCCA GTCAAGAAGAAATAGGTGATGAGCAGAGAAACACGAAAGGTCAACAAGAAATAAATGACGAGCAGAGAAACACGAAAGATCAAGGCAGGCGGAAGAACACAGaaacaaagaggaagaaaaaggaaaaaataggTGATGATCATCCAGACACCGTAAAAAAATTGGGTATGTTGGGATTGAGCTATGGATTTCCGTCGG GTCAAGAAGAAATAGGTGAGGAGCATCAAGACAGCGAAGAGCTCCCCA GCCAAGAAGAAATAGGTGATGAGCAGAGAAACACGAAAGGTCAAGAAGAAATAGGTGATGAGCAGAGAAACACGAAAGATCAAGGCAGGCGGAAGAACACAGaaacaaagaggaagaaaaaggaaaaaataggTGATGAGCGTCCAAACACCATCAAAAAATTGGGTATGTTCGGATTGAGCTATGGATTACCGTTGGATATGTCAAGCGAAGAGCTCCCCA GCCAAGAAGAAATAGGTGATGAGCAGAGAAACACGAAAGATCAAGGCAGGCGGAAGAACACAGaaacaaagaggaagaaaaaggaaaaaataggTGATGAGCGTCCAAACACCGTCAAAAAATTGGGTATGTTCGGATTGAGCTATGGATTACCGTTGGATATGTCAAGCGAAGAGCTCCCCA gCCAAGAAGAAATAGGTGATGAGCAGAGAAAAACGAAAGATCAAGGCAGGTGGAAGAACACAGaaacaaagaggaagaaaaaggaaaaaataggTGATGAGCATCCCGACACCGTCAAAAAATTGGGTATGTTGGGATTGAGCTATGGATTTCCGTTGGGTATGTCAAGCGAAGAGCTCCCCA GTGAAGAAGAAATAGGTGatgaacaacaagatagcgaagAGCTCCCCA gtCAAGAAGAAATAGGTGATGAGCAGAGAAACAGGAAAGGTCAAGAAGAAATAGGTGAGGAGCAGAGAAACACGAAAGATCAAGGCAGGCAGAAGAACACagaaacaaaaaggaagaaaaaggaaaaaataggTGATGAGCATCCAGACACTGTAAAAAAATTGGGTATGTTCGGATTGAGCTATGGATTTCCGTTGGGTATGTCAAACGAAGAGCTCCCCA GTCAAGAAGAAATAGGTGATGAGCATCAAGACAGCGAAGAACTCCCCA GTCAACAAGAAATAGGTGATGAGCAGAGAAACAAGAAAGGTCAAGAAGAAATTGGTGATGAGCAGAGAAACACGAAAGATCAAGGCAGGTGGAAGAACACAGAAACAAAGacgaagaaaaaggaaaaaataggTGATGAGCATCCAGACACCGTCAAAAAATTGGGTATGTTGGGATTGAGCTATGGATTTCCGTTGGGTATGTCAAGCGAAGAGCTCCCCA GTGAAGAAGAAATAGGTGATGAGCATCAAGATAGCGAAGAGCTCCCCA gtCAAGAAGAAATAGGTGATGAGCAGAGAAACAGGAAAGGTCAAGAAGAAATAGGTGATGAGCAGAGAAACACGAAAGATCAAGGCAGGCGGAAGAACACTGaaacaaagaggaagaaaaaggaaaaaataggTGATGAGCATCCAGACACTGTAAAAAAATTGGGTATGTTCGGATTGAGCTATGGATTTCCGTTGGGTATGTCAAGCGAAGAGCTCCCCA GTCAAGAAGAAATAGGTGATGAGCATCAAGACAGCGAAAAGCTCCCTA GTCAAGAAGAAATAGGTGATGAGCAAAGAAACATGAAAGGTCAAGAAGAAATAGGGGATGAGCAGAGAAACACGAAAGATCAAGGTAGGCGGAAGAACACAGAaacaaagatgaagaaaaaggaaaaaataggTGATGAGCATCCAGACATTGTTAAAAAATTGGGTATGTTGGGATCGAGCTATGGATTTCCGTTGGGTATGTCAAGCGAAGAGCTCCCCA gTCAAGAAGAAATAAGTGATGAGCATCAAGACAACGAAGAGCTCCCCA GTCAAGAAAAAATAGGTGATGAGCAGAGAAACACGAAAGGTCAAGAAGAAATAGGGGATGAGCAGAGAAACACGAAAGATCAAGGCAGGCGGaagaacacaaaaacaaagatgaagaaaaaggaaaaaataggTGATGAGCATCCAGACACTGTTAAAAAATTGGGTATGTTGGGATTGAGCTATGGATTTCCGTTGGGTATGTCAAGCGAAGAGCTCCTCA GTCAAGAAGAAATAGGTGATGAGCATCAAGACAGCGAAGAGCTCCGCA GTCAAGAAGAAATAAGTGATGAGCAGAGAAACACGAAAGGTCAAGAAGAAATTGGTGATGAGCAGATAAACACGAAAGATCAAGGCAGGCGGACGAACAcaaaaacaaggaggaagaaaaatgaaaaaataggTGATGAGCATCTAGACGCCGTCAAAGAATTAATAAATGCTACCGAAAATTTTAGcgacaaaaaaaaacttggtcATTCTGAGACATTTTTTATG GCACAACTGCCAAGTCATACTGTGGCCGTGAAGAAACTAGATTCCGCTCATTTTAAGGGAAAAATCGATAAACTGAAAGAGGAAATTGGCATCATAGAGTCATTGCAACACAACAATATCCTTAAACTGTTGCATGCTTATATTGGAAAAGACCTCCAATTTCTTGTTTACGAATACATGGAAAATAAATCCCTTGAAGACATCTTATTTG GCTCGAGTACTTCTGGCACAATCAAGCTTGATTGGAATACAAGGGTTAACATTTGCTTGGGAATAGCACAGGGTTTGCAATATCTACATGAGAGAGTACAGATTGTTCATACGAATATAAAATCTGCTAATATTCTTCTTAATGAAAAACTTGAGGCTAAGATATCGGACTTTGGATTTGCAAATCTTTATTCTGAAGAAGATAAAGTTATGGCCATCGGAAGAGAAACAAAGAA AGGCTACACGGCGCCAGAGTATTTGCAAACGGATGATTTAGATAGCAAACTGGATGTTTTCAGCTTTGGGGTGGTCGTACTTGAAATTGTTAGTGGGGAGAGAAACGTACGTaaccaatcaaagaaggaaactGAGGTTCTTTTAGACAGG GCTTATAAAGCAAATAGAAACGGAAATTTGAAGAGCTTGGTTGATAAGAATTTGTCTACATTTGATGAAAGAGAAGCCCTTATCATCTTGAAATTAGCATTGGAGTGCACCACGATGGGTGCTAGTGTCAGACCTGAAATGTCTGGAGTTGTTAGTGTTCTTCTTGGCGAAAAAAGCATTGACGAGGTTTGTTCACCTGCCAAGCCCACTGGCGACATCAATGTTGTTGGTTCCCTCGAAGAGTTGGCAGGCATTTCTGATATGGCTGCCAAGCCCACTGGCGACATCAATGTTGTTGGTTCCCTCGAAGAGTCGGCAGGCATTTCTGATATGGCAGAGTCTCTTTCCCCACTTTGGGGAAGTTGA